The following coding sequences are from one Primulina eburnea isolate SZY01 chromosome 15, ASM2296580v1, whole genome shotgun sequence window:
- the LOC140813785 gene encoding probable transcription factor GLK1 isoform X5, protein MDSKSVAEISACADEKPEIITHVSTSVSYDKITEESNSNKEVKAASVSTSASNQCSGSSLIQGEETVINSKGTFVVNPSFGEAEKGSKSSVHLKNPVGKKKVKVDWTPELHKKFVQAVEQLGLDKAVPSRILELMGIDCLTRHNVASHLQQKYRSHQKHVLAREAEAASWSRRRPGGAGRPDAKSWVVPTMGFPPVTTFPHYKPLHVWGHPSADQSFMHLWPYNQAPTPSPSPVWSSDHPSPPSLSNDPNFWYFLHHNVPAPGMPCFTTPFMPTTFPSPTVQGMYRVDPVVGVPTITPGRTLPEPPCDFHPFTLAL, encoded by the exons ATGGACTCAAAAAGTGTTGCTGAAATCTCAGCTTGTGCCGATGAGAAACCAGAAATAATTACTCATGTTAGTACGTCAGTCTCCTATGATAAAATAACTGAAGAAAGTAATTCAAACAAAGAAGTAAAGGCAGCCTCTGTTTCAACCTCAGCCTCAAACCAGTGTTCAGGATCAAGCTTGATTCAGGGAGAGGAAACTGTGATTAACAGTAAAGGAACATTTGTTGTTAATCCATCTTTTGGAGAGGCTGAGAAAGGAAGTAAATCTTCAGTTCACTTGAAAAATCCTGTAGGCAAGAAGAAAGTGAAG GTTGATTGGACGCCTGAGCTGCACAAAAAGTTTGTGCAGGCAGTGGAACAGCTGGGTTTGGATAAGGCTGTGCCTTCAAGGATTTTGGAGCTCATGGGAATTGATTGTCTCACTCGCCATAATGTTGCCAGCCATCTACAA CAGAAATATCGATCACACCAGAAACATGTGCTTGCTCGAGAAGCCGAGGCTGCAAGCTGGAGCCGGAGGAGGCCTGGTGGGGCAGGCAGGCCAGATGCAAAATCTTGGGTTGTCCCTACCATGGGCTTCCCCCCGGTGACAACATTTCCTCATTATAAACCCTTACATGTATGGGGTCATCCATCAGCGGACCAATCATTTATGCACTTGTGGCCTTACAACCAAGCCCCCACACCATCTCCCTCACCTGTTTGGTCCTCAGATCATCCTTCGCCGCCATCACTATCTAACGACCCTAATTTTTGGTATTTTCTCCACCACAAT GTTCCGGCACCAGGAATGCCTTGCTTTACAACGCCTTTTATGCCCACG ACATTTCCATCTCCTACTGTACAAGGCATGTACAGAGTGGACCCTGTTGTTGGTGTCCCGACTATAACCCCTGGACGAACACTGCCTGAACCACCATGTGACTTTCATCCG TTCACTCTTGCACTTTGA
- the LOC140813785 gene encoding probable transcription factor GLK1 isoform X1, whose product MDSKSVAEISACADEKPEIITHVSTSVSYDKITEESNSNKEVKAASVSTSASNQCSGSSLIQGEETVINSKGTFVVNPSFGEAEKGSKSSVHLKNPVGKKKVKVDWTPELHKKFVQAVEQLGLDKAVPSRILELMGIDCLTRHNVASHLQQKYRSHQKHVLAREAEAASWSRRRPGGAGRPDAKSWVVPTMGFPPVTTFPHYKPLHVWGHPSADQSFMHLWPYNQAPTPSPSPVWSSDHPSPPSLSNDPNFWYFLHHNVPAPGMPCFTTPFMPTTFPSPTVQGMYRVDPVVGVPTITPGRTLPEPPCDFHPFDQPKENIDAIIGDVLSKPWLPLPLGLKPPSTDGVLIELQRQGISKIPPSCA is encoded by the exons ATGGACTCAAAAAGTGTTGCTGAAATCTCAGCTTGTGCCGATGAGAAACCAGAAATAATTACTCATGTTAGTACGTCAGTCTCCTATGATAAAATAACTGAAGAAAGTAATTCAAACAAAGAAGTAAAGGCAGCCTCTGTTTCAACCTCAGCCTCAAACCAGTGTTCAGGATCAAGCTTGATTCAGGGAGAGGAAACTGTGATTAACAGTAAAGGAACATTTGTTGTTAATCCATCTTTTGGAGAGGCTGAGAAAGGAAGTAAATCTTCAGTTCACTTGAAAAATCCTGTAGGCAAGAAGAAAGTGAAG GTTGATTGGACGCCTGAGCTGCACAAAAAGTTTGTGCAGGCAGTGGAACAGCTGGGTTTGGATAAGGCTGTGCCTTCAAGGATTTTGGAGCTCATGGGAATTGATTGTCTCACTCGCCATAATGTTGCCAGCCATCTACAA CAGAAATATCGATCACACCAGAAACATGTGCTTGCTCGAGAAGCCGAGGCTGCAAGCTGGAGCCGGAGGAGGCCTGGTGGGGCAGGCAGGCCAGATGCAAAATCTTGGGTTGTCCCTACCATGGGCTTCCCCCCGGTGACAACATTTCCTCATTATAAACCCTTACATGTATGGGGTCATCCATCAGCGGACCAATCATTTATGCACTTGTGGCCTTACAACCAAGCCCCCACACCATCTCCCTCACCTGTTTGGTCCTCAGATCATCCTTCGCCGCCATCACTATCTAACGACCCTAATTTTTGGTATTTTCTCCACCACAAT GTTCCGGCACCAGGAATGCCTTGCTTTACAACGCCTTTTATGCCCACG ACATTTCCATCTCCTACTGTACAAGGCATGTACAGAGTGGACCCTGTTGTTGGTGTCCCGACTATAACCCCTGGACGAACACTGCCTGAACCACCATGTGACTTTCATCCG TTTGATCAGCCAAAGGAGAACATAGATGCAATCATTGGTGATGTTTTATCAAAGCCATGGCTTCCTTTACCACTTGGACTGAAGCCCCCCTCAACTGATGGCGTACTGATCGAGTTGCAACGTCAAGGGATATCAAAGATTCCACCATCTTGTGCCTAA
- the LOC140813785 gene encoding probable transcription factor GLK1 isoform X4: MDSKSVAEISACADEKPEIITHVSTSVSYDKITEESNSNKEVKAASVSTSASNQCSGSSLIQGEETVINSKGTFVVNPSFGEAEKGSKSSVHLKNPVGKKKVKVDWTPELHKKFVQAVEQLGLDKAVPSRILELMGIDCLTRHNVASHLQKYRSHQKHVLAREAEAASWSRRRPGGAGRPDAKSWVVPTMGFPPVTTFPHYKPLHVWGHPSADQSFMHLWPYNQAPTPSPSPVWSSDHPSPPSLSNDPNFWYFLHHNVPAPGMPCFTTPFMPTTFPSPTVQGMYRVDPVVGVPTITPGRTLPEPPCDFHPPKENIDAIIGDVLSKPWLPLPLGLKPPSTDGVLIELQRQGISKIPPSCA, from the exons ATGGACTCAAAAAGTGTTGCTGAAATCTCAGCTTGTGCCGATGAGAAACCAGAAATAATTACTCATGTTAGTACGTCAGTCTCCTATGATAAAATAACTGAAGAAAGTAATTCAAACAAAGAAGTAAAGGCAGCCTCTGTTTCAACCTCAGCCTCAAACCAGTGTTCAGGATCAAGCTTGATTCAGGGAGAGGAAACTGTGATTAACAGTAAAGGAACATTTGTTGTTAATCCATCTTTTGGAGAGGCTGAGAAAGGAAGTAAATCTTCAGTTCACTTGAAAAATCCTGTAGGCAAGAAGAAAGTGAAG GTTGATTGGACGCCTGAGCTGCACAAAAAGTTTGTGCAGGCAGTGGAACAGCTGGGTTTGGATAAGGCTGTGCCTTCAAGGATTTTGGAGCTCATGGGAATTGATTGTCTCACTCGCCATAATGTTGCCAGCCATCTACAA AAATATCGATCACACCAGAAACATGTGCTTGCTCGAGAAGCCGAGGCTGCAAGCTGGAGCCGGAGGAGGCCTGGTGGGGCAGGCAGGCCAGATGCAAAATCTTGGGTTGTCCCTACCATGGGCTTCCCCCCGGTGACAACATTTCCTCATTATAAACCCTTACATGTATGGGGTCATCCATCAGCGGACCAATCATTTATGCACTTGTGGCCTTACAACCAAGCCCCCACACCATCTCCCTCACCTGTTTGGTCCTCAGATCATCCTTCGCCGCCATCACTATCTAACGACCCTAATTTTTGGTATTTTCTCCACCACAAT GTTCCGGCACCAGGAATGCCTTGCTTTACAACGCCTTTTATGCCCACG ACATTTCCATCTCCTACTGTACAAGGCATGTACAGAGTGGACCCTGTTGTTGGTGTCCCGACTATAACCCCTGGACGAACACTGCCTGAACCACCATGTGACTTTCATCCG CCAAAGGAGAACATAGATGCAATCATTGGTGATGTTTTATCAAAGCCATGGCTTCCTTTACCACTTGGACTGAAGCCCCCCTCAACTGATGGCGTACTGATCGAGTTGCAACGTCAAGGGATATCAAAGATTCCACCATCTTGTGCCTAA
- the LOC140813785 gene encoding probable transcription factor GLK1 isoform X6 produces MDSKSVAEISACADEKPEIITHVSTSVSYDKITEESNSNKEVKAASVSTSASNQCSGSSLIQGEETVINSKGTFVVNPSFGEAEKGSKSSVHLKNPVGKKKVKVDWTPELHKKFVQAVEQLGLDKAVPSRILELMGIDCLTRHNVASHLQQKYRSHQKHVLAREAEAASWSRRRPGGAGRPDAKSWVVPTMGFPPVTTFPHYKPLHVWGHPSADQSFMHLWPYNQAPTPSPSPVWSSDHPSPPSLSNDPNFWYFLHHNVPAPGMPCFTTPFMPTTFPSPTVQGMYRVDPVVGVPTITPGRTLPEPPCDFHP; encoded by the exons ATGGACTCAAAAAGTGTTGCTGAAATCTCAGCTTGTGCCGATGAGAAACCAGAAATAATTACTCATGTTAGTACGTCAGTCTCCTATGATAAAATAACTGAAGAAAGTAATTCAAACAAAGAAGTAAAGGCAGCCTCTGTTTCAACCTCAGCCTCAAACCAGTGTTCAGGATCAAGCTTGATTCAGGGAGAGGAAACTGTGATTAACAGTAAAGGAACATTTGTTGTTAATCCATCTTTTGGAGAGGCTGAGAAAGGAAGTAAATCTTCAGTTCACTTGAAAAATCCTGTAGGCAAGAAGAAAGTGAAG GTTGATTGGACGCCTGAGCTGCACAAAAAGTTTGTGCAGGCAGTGGAACAGCTGGGTTTGGATAAGGCTGTGCCTTCAAGGATTTTGGAGCTCATGGGAATTGATTGTCTCACTCGCCATAATGTTGCCAGCCATCTACAA CAGAAATATCGATCACACCAGAAACATGTGCTTGCTCGAGAAGCCGAGGCTGCAAGCTGGAGCCGGAGGAGGCCTGGTGGGGCAGGCAGGCCAGATGCAAAATCTTGGGTTGTCCCTACCATGGGCTTCCCCCCGGTGACAACATTTCCTCATTATAAACCCTTACATGTATGGGGTCATCCATCAGCGGACCAATCATTTATGCACTTGTGGCCTTACAACCAAGCCCCCACACCATCTCCCTCACCTGTTTGGTCCTCAGATCATCCTTCGCCGCCATCACTATCTAACGACCCTAATTTTTGGTATTTTCTCCACCACAAT GTTCCGGCACCAGGAATGCCTTGCTTTACAACGCCTTTTATGCCCACG ACATTTCCATCTCCTACTGTACAAGGCATGTACAGAGTGGACCCTGTTGTTGGTGTCCCGACTATAACCCCTGGACGAACACTGCCTGAACCACCATGTGACTTTCATCCG TAA
- the LOC140814708 gene encoding probable transcription factor GLK1 isoform X1: protein MLAVSPFRSAKNERESEMEGFSVEENGFLDFSTGNLLDGIDFDELFMGINDGDLLPDLEMDTEVLAEFSVSGGEESERNCTTSLSVVSTNDDSGKDEKVSVSVSASASASDLGSRSSSLISQGEEIVSKRDGHAAANPSPEETNDSKGRKSSAHSKNPLGKRKVKVDWTPELHRRFVQAVEQLGVDKAVPSRILELMRIDCLTRHNIASHLQKYRSHRKHMLAREAEAANWSQRRQMYGSGSGTGKRDKTPWIAPTMGFPPPVSPMPPMPHFRPLHVWGHPSVDQSFMHTWPKHLAPSPPTPPHAWPPPPHPLQLPPSADPSFWHSHHQHVPTPGTPFFPPHMSPTIFLTARVQGIPPPPAMYPNVPSGQTLPQPPSDVHPSKESIDAAIGDVLSKPWLPLPLGLKPPSTDSVMSELQIQGISKIPPTCSNQ from the exons ATGCTCGCTGTTTCGCCATTCAGGAGCGCGAAGAATGAAAGGGAAAGTGAAATGGAAGGGTTTTCAGTGGAAGAGAACGGGTTTCTTGATTTCTCAACCGGAAATTTGCTTGACGGCATTGATTTTGATGAACTTTTTATGGGAATCAACGATGGAGATTTGTTGCCAGATTTGGAAATGGACACGGAGGTTCTTGCTGAGTTCTCAGTCAGCGGAGGCGAAGAATCAGAAAGGAACTGCACTACTTCTTTGTCAGTTGTCTCGACTAATGATGATTCAGGAAAAGATGAAAAAGTATCTGTTTCAGTTTCCGCTTCAGCCTCGGCTTCAGACCTCGGCTCAAGATCGTCTAGCTTGATCAGTCAAGGAGAGGAAATTGTTAGTAAAAGGGATGGGCATGCTGCAGCGAATCCATCCCCAGAGGAAACCAATGACAGTAAGGGAAGAAAATCATCCGCTCATTCGAAAAATCCTCTGGGCAAGAGGAAGGTGAAG GTGGATTGGACACCAGAGCTGCACAGAAGATTTGTTCAGGCAGTGGAGCAGCTTGGCGTGGATAAGGCAGTTCCTTCCCGAATTTTGGAGCTTATGAGAATCGATTGTCTCACTCGCCATAACATTGCAAGCCATCTTCAA AAATACCGGTCCCATCGGAAACATATGCTAGCCCGAGAAGCTGAGGCAGCAAATTGGAGCCAGAGGCGGCAGATGTACGGTTCCGGAAGTGGCACGGGGAAGAGAGACAAAACCCCTTGGATTGCACCCACCATGGGCTTCCCTCCTCCTGTGTCACCAATGCCTCCGATGCCTCATTTTAGACCCTTACATGTTTGGGGTCATCCATCCGTCGACCAATCATTTATGCACACATGGCCTAAACATCTAGCCCCGTCGCCACCCACACCACCACATGCTTGGCCTCCACCACCACACCCCTTGCAGCTGCCACCATCAGCCGACCCTTCTTTCTGGCATTCCCACCACCAACAT GTGCCAACTCCAGGAACACCTTTCTTCCCACCACATATGTCACCCACG ATATTTCTCACAGCTAGAGTTCAAGGGATACCACCACCTCCTGCAATGTACCCAAATGTACCCTCCGGACAAACACTGCCCCAACCCCCTTCCGACGTTCATCCG TCAAAGGAGAGTATAGATGCAGCCATTGGAGATGTATTATCAAAACCATGGCTACCGCTGCCACTTGGACTAAAGCCTCCATCAACCGACAGTGTAATGTCGGAGCTACAAATTCAAGGAATATCAAAAATACCCCCAACATGTTCCAACCAATAA
- the LOC140813592 gene encoding uncharacterized protein — MKMKVISRSADEFTRERSQDLQRMFRNYDPNLRSQEKSVEYVRALNAAKLDKIFARPFIGAMDGHVDAVSSMAKNPNHLKGIFSGSMDGDIRLWDLAIRRTVCQFPGHQGAVRGLTVSTDGRVLVSCGTDSTVRLWNVPLPSLMDSGDIFNSEAKEPLAVYVWKNAFRAVDHQSNGDLFATAGAQVDIWNHNRAQPVNSFEWGIDTSISVRFNPGEPNILATSGSDRSITLFDLRLSSPARKIIMRTKTNSIAWNPMEPMNFTAANEDSNCYSYDARKLNEARCVHKDHTSAIMDIDYSPTGREFVTGSYDRTVRIFQYNGGHSREIYHTKRMQRVFCVKFSCDASYVISGSDDTNLRLWKAKASEQLGVLLPRERKKHEYLEAVKNRYKHLPEVKRIVRHRHLPKAIFNALHLRRVKTDSERKKTENRRAHSAPGSVAEVSVRKRRIIQEVE, encoded by the exons ATGAAGATGAAAGTGATTTCCCGTTCTGCGGATGAATTCACCCGAGAACGAAGCCAAGACCTGCAG CGGATGTTTCGTAATTATGATCCGAATCTCAGATCCCAAGAGAAATCAGTCGAGTATGTTCGAGCTCTTAATGCTGCTAAATTAGACAAG ATATTTGCCCGTCCATTTATTGGGGCAATGGATGGGCACGTTGATGCAGTTTCATCTATGGCTAAGAATCCGAATCATTTGAAAGGGATATTTTCCGGTTCTATGGATGGAG ATATCCGTCTTTGGGATTTGGCCATCAG GCGGACAGTTTGCCAGTTTCCTGGGCATCAAGGTGCAGTACGGGGTTTGACGGTGTCTACTGATGGTCGTGTTCTTGTGTCATGTGGGACGGATTCCAC CGTCAGGCTCTGGAATGTTCCCTTGCCTTCTCTTATGGACTCTGGTGATATATTCAACAGTGAAGCCAAG GAGCCACTGGCAGTCTATGTTTGGAAAAATGCTTTCCG GGCTGTTGATCACCAATCGAATGGTGATCTGTTTGCTACTGCTGGAGCTCAAGTGGACATATGGAACCACAACAG GGCTCAGCCTGTCAACAGTTTTGAATGGGGCATAGATACATCTATATCTGTGCGATTTAATCCCGGAGAACCGAATATATTGGCGACATCAGGCAG TGACCGAAGCATTACATTATTTGATTTACGATTGTCATCTCCAGCAAGAAAGATTATCATGAGG ACAAAAACTAATTCAATAGCATGGAATCCAATGGAACCAATGAATTTTACAGCT GCAAATGAAGATTCCAATTGTTATAGCTATGATGCACGAAAATTGAATGAAGCTAGATGTGTGCACAAAGATCATACCTCTGCCAT AATGGATATTGATTACTCGCCAACTGGTCGTGAATTTGTTACTGGATCTTACGATAGAACT GTGAGGATATTCCAGTATAATGGTGGTCACAGTCGAGAAATCTATCATACCAAGAGAATGCAAAG GGTCTTCTGTGTCAAGTTCAGTTGTGATGCAAGTTATGTGATATCTGGAAGTGATGATACAAACCTCCGTCTGTGGAAAGCTAAAGCATCTGAGCAATTGGGAGTT CTTTTACCAAGAGAGCGTAAAAAGCATGAATATTTGGAAGCTGTCAAGAATCGATACAAACATCTTCCTGAGGTTAAGCGCATTGTCAG GCACAGACATTTGCCAAAAGCAATCTTTAATGCACTTCATCTGAGGCGTGTCAAGACTGATTCCGAAAGAAAGAAGACCGAGAATAGGAGAGCTCATAGTGCCCCAGGAAGTGTGGCCGAAGTGTCAGTGCGCAAAAGAAGaatcattcaagaagttgaataa
- the LOC140813785 gene encoding probable transcription factor GLK1 isoform X3 codes for MDSKSVAEISACADEKPEIITHVSTSVSYDKITEESNSNKEVKAASVSTSASNQCSGSSLIQGEETVINSKGTFVVNPSFGEAEKGSKSSVHLKNPVGKKKVKVDWTPELHKKFVQAVEQLGLDKAVPSRILELMGIDCLTRHNVASHLQQKYRSHQKHVLAREAEAASWSRRRPGGAGRPDAKSWVVPTMGFPPVTTFPHYKPLHVWGHPSADQSFMHLWPYNQAPTPSPSPVWSSDHPSPPSLSNDPNFWYFLHHNVPAPGMPCFTTPFMPTTFPSPTVQGMYRVDPVVGVPTITPGRTLPEPPCDFHPPKENIDAIIGDVLSKPWLPLPLGLKPPSTDGVLIELQRQGISKIPPSCA; via the exons ATGGACTCAAAAAGTGTTGCTGAAATCTCAGCTTGTGCCGATGAGAAACCAGAAATAATTACTCATGTTAGTACGTCAGTCTCCTATGATAAAATAACTGAAGAAAGTAATTCAAACAAAGAAGTAAAGGCAGCCTCTGTTTCAACCTCAGCCTCAAACCAGTGTTCAGGATCAAGCTTGATTCAGGGAGAGGAAACTGTGATTAACAGTAAAGGAACATTTGTTGTTAATCCATCTTTTGGAGAGGCTGAGAAAGGAAGTAAATCTTCAGTTCACTTGAAAAATCCTGTAGGCAAGAAGAAAGTGAAG GTTGATTGGACGCCTGAGCTGCACAAAAAGTTTGTGCAGGCAGTGGAACAGCTGGGTTTGGATAAGGCTGTGCCTTCAAGGATTTTGGAGCTCATGGGAATTGATTGTCTCACTCGCCATAATGTTGCCAGCCATCTACAA CAGAAATATCGATCACACCAGAAACATGTGCTTGCTCGAGAAGCCGAGGCTGCAAGCTGGAGCCGGAGGAGGCCTGGTGGGGCAGGCAGGCCAGATGCAAAATCTTGGGTTGTCCCTACCATGGGCTTCCCCCCGGTGACAACATTTCCTCATTATAAACCCTTACATGTATGGGGTCATCCATCAGCGGACCAATCATTTATGCACTTGTGGCCTTACAACCAAGCCCCCACACCATCTCCCTCACCTGTTTGGTCCTCAGATCATCCTTCGCCGCCATCACTATCTAACGACCCTAATTTTTGGTATTTTCTCCACCACAAT GTTCCGGCACCAGGAATGCCTTGCTTTACAACGCCTTTTATGCCCACG ACATTTCCATCTCCTACTGTACAAGGCATGTACAGAGTGGACCCTGTTGTTGGTGTCCCGACTATAACCCCTGGACGAACACTGCCTGAACCACCATGTGACTTTCATCCG CCAAAGGAGAACATAGATGCAATCATTGGTGATGTTTTATCAAAGCCATGGCTTCCTTTACCACTTGGACTGAAGCCCCCCTCAACTGATGGCGTACTGATCGAGTTGCAACGTCAAGGGATATCAAAGATTCCACCATCTTGTGCCTAA
- the LOC140813785 gene encoding probable transcription factor GLK1 isoform X2 translates to MDSKSVAEISACADEKPEIITHVSTSVSYDKITEESNSNKEVKAASVSTSASNQCSGSSLIQGEETVINSKGTFVVNPSFGEAEKGSKSSVHLKNPVGKKKVKVDWTPELHKKFVQAVEQLGLDKAVPSRILELMGIDCLTRHNVASHLQKYRSHQKHVLAREAEAASWSRRRPGGAGRPDAKSWVVPTMGFPPVTTFPHYKPLHVWGHPSADQSFMHLWPYNQAPTPSPSPVWSSDHPSPPSLSNDPNFWYFLHHNVPAPGMPCFTTPFMPTTFPSPTVQGMYRVDPVVGVPTITPGRTLPEPPCDFHPFDQPKENIDAIIGDVLSKPWLPLPLGLKPPSTDGVLIELQRQGISKIPPSCA, encoded by the exons ATGGACTCAAAAAGTGTTGCTGAAATCTCAGCTTGTGCCGATGAGAAACCAGAAATAATTACTCATGTTAGTACGTCAGTCTCCTATGATAAAATAACTGAAGAAAGTAATTCAAACAAAGAAGTAAAGGCAGCCTCTGTTTCAACCTCAGCCTCAAACCAGTGTTCAGGATCAAGCTTGATTCAGGGAGAGGAAACTGTGATTAACAGTAAAGGAACATTTGTTGTTAATCCATCTTTTGGAGAGGCTGAGAAAGGAAGTAAATCTTCAGTTCACTTGAAAAATCCTGTAGGCAAGAAGAAAGTGAAG GTTGATTGGACGCCTGAGCTGCACAAAAAGTTTGTGCAGGCAGTGGAACAGCTGGGTTTGGATAAGGCTGTGCCTTCAAGGATTTTGGAGCTCATGGGAATTGATTGTCTCACTCGCCATAATGTTGCCAGCCATCTACAA AAATATCGATCACACCAGAAACATGTGCTTGCTCGAGAAGCCGAGGCTGCAAGCTGGAGCCGGAGGAGGCCTGGTGGGGCAGGCAGGCCAGATGCAAAATCTTGGGTTGTCCCTACCATGGGCTTCCCCCCGGTGACAACATTTCCTCATTATAAACCCTTACATGTATGGGGTCATCCATCAGCGGACCAATCATTTATGCACTTGTGGCCTTACAACCAAGCCCCCACACCATCTCCCTCACCTGTTTGGTCCTCAGATCATCCTTCGCCGCCATCACTATCTAACGACCCTAATTTTTGGTATTTTCTCCACCACAAT GTTCCGGCACCAGGAATGCCTTGCTTTACAACGCCTTTTATGCCCACG ACATTTCCATCTCCTACTGTACAAGGCATGTACAGAGTGGACCCTGTTGTTGGTGTCCCGACTATAACCCCTGGACGAACACTGCCTGAACCACCATGTGACTTTCATCCG TTTGATCAGCCAAAGGAGAACATAGATGCAATCATTGGTGATGTTTTATCAAAGCCATGGCTTCCTTTACCACTTGGACTGAAGCCCCCCTCAACTGATGGCGTACTGATCGAGTTGCAACGTCAAGGGATATCAAAGATTCCACCATCTTGTGCCTAA
- the LOC140814708 gene encoding probable transcription factor GLK1 isoform X2 — MLAVSPFRSAKNERESEMEGFSVEENGFLDFSTGNLLDGIDFDELFMGINDGDLLPDLEMDTEVLAEFSVSGGEESERNCTTSLSVVSTNDDSGKDEKVSVSVSASASASDLGSRSSSLISQGEEIVSKRDGHAAANPSPEETNDSKGRKSSAHSKNPLGKRKVDWTPELHRRFVQAVEQLGVDKAVPSRILELMRIDCLTRHNIASHLQKYRSHRKHMLAREAEAANWSQRRQMYGSGSGTGKRDKTPWIAPTMGFPPPVSPMPPMPHFRPLHVWGHPSVDQSFMHTWPKHLAPSPPTPPHAWPPPPHPLQLPPSADPSFWHSHHQHVPTPGTPFFPPHMSPTIFLTARVQGIPPPPAMYPNVPSGQTLPQPPSDVHPSKESIDAAIGDVLSKPWLPLPLGLKPPSTDSVMSELQIQGISKIPPTCSNQ; from the exons ATGCTCGCTGTTTCGCCATTCAGGAGCGCGAAGAATGAAAGGGAAAGTGAAATGGAAGGGTTTTCAGTGGAAGAGAACGGGTTTCTTGATTTCTCAACCGGAAATTTGCTTGACGGCATTGATTTTGATGAACTTTTTATGGGAATCAACGATGGAGATTTGTTGCCAGATTTGGAAATGGACACGGAGGTTCTTGCTGAGTTCTCAGTCAGCGGAGGCGAAGAATCAGAAAGGAACTGCACTACTTCTTTGTCAGTTGTCTCGACTAATGATGATTCAGGAAAAGATGAAAAAGTATCTGTTTCAGTTTCCGCTTCAGCCTCGGCTTCAGACCTCGGCTCAAGATCGTCTAGCTTGATCAGTCAAGGAGAGGAAATTGTTAGTAAAAGGGATGGGCATGCTGCAGCGAATCCATCCCCAGAGGAAACCAATGACAGTAAGGGAAGAAAATCATCCGCTCATTCGAAAAATCCTCTGGGCAAGAGGAAG GTGGATTGGACACCAGAGCTGCACAGAAGATTTGTTCAGGCAGTGGAGCAGCTTGGCGTGGATAAGGCAGTTCCTTCCCGAATTTTGGAGCTTATGAGAATCGATTGTCTCACTCGCCATAACATTGCAAGCCATCTTCAA AAATACCGGTCCCATCGGAAACATATGCTAGCCCGAGAAGCTGAGGCAGCAAATTGGAGCCAGAGGCGGCAGATGTACGGTTCCGGAAGTGGCACGGGGAAGAGAGACAAAACCCCTTGGATTGCACCCACCATGGGCTTCCCTCCTCCTGTGTCACCAATGCCTCCGATGCCTCATTTTAGACCCTTACATGTTTGGGGTCATCCATCCGTCGACCAATCATTTATGCACACATGGCCTAAACATCTAGCCCCGTCGCCACCCACACCACCACATGCTTGGCCTCCACCACCACACCCCTTGCAGCTGCCACCATCAGCCGACCCTTCTTTCTGGCATTCCCACCACCAACAT GTGCCAACTCCAGGAACACCTTTCTTCCCACCACATATGTCACCCACG ATATTTCTCACAGCTAGAGTTCAAGGGATACCACCACCTCCTGCAATGTACCCAAATGTACCCTCCGGACAAACACTGCCCCAACCCCCTTCCGACGTTCATCCG TCAAAGGAGAGTATAGATGCAGCCATTGGAGATGTATTATCAAAACCATGGCTACCGCTGCCACTTGGACTAAAGCCTCCATCAACCGACAGTGTAATGTCGGAGCTACAAATTCAAGGAATATCAAAAATACCCCCAACATGTTCCAACCAATAA